Genomic DNA from Myxococcales bacterium:
TCGTCGGTCAACATGGCGATGCTTGCCTTCTCGTTGGGCGCGTACCTGGGTGCAGACGACCGACGTATACGACAAGATTACGGGTTCGTCGAGATTGCGTCCACGTCGTCTCGCACAGCTGTGCGCCAAGCGACTCCGATCTGTGGGGAGTTGTATTGAGCAACTCCATCAGAATCCGACTTCCATTTCCCCAATGGATCTGGCGACCTCAAGGGCGCATCTCGCGAATCCGATAGTGCTTGAGAGTTGCACTCCGCCTGCTGTGGAAGTGTGTCTCGAGGTCTGAACGTGTCACGTGATCAGGATCTACTAAAACAGTTATCACGGACCCGCAATCTCCCTACGCTCCCTCAGGTCGTACACCTCGCTCTCACGCACCTCGACGTGAACCGCAACGGTGCGCTGGATGTCGCGGCTGTCATTGCCGAAGATCCCGCGATGACAGCCCGGGTTCTCAAGGTCGCAAACAGTGTCCTCTTCAATCCGAGCACGGATCGCGTCGTTTCGGCCAGCGATGCGATTGCGCGGGTGGGTTTCGACGAAGTTCGGCGCATCGTGATCACCATCGGTGTGATCGACGGTTTCAAGAAAGCCAAATGCAATTTTAACTACGTCCGCTACTGGCAGCATTGCATTGCAACCGGACTGCTCGCGGAGATCGTCGCAGGAGCTTCTCCTGTGGCGAGTTCCGAGCCCGCGTTTCCGATCACAGAATACTTTCCGGCCGGTCTGTTGCACGATATCGGGGTGCTCCCGATGGCGACCGCCCTGAAACAGCGATACACGCGACTGATCGACCAATGCGCTGCCAAAGAGGAGGCGCTCGAGGTGATGGAGAAGAAGCGCTTCGGAGTCACACATGCGGAGATCGGAGGCAACATCGTAGAAACCTGGCGGATTGCCGAGGCAATAGGCCAGGGGGCAAAGTATCACGACGATCCCGAGGCGGCTCCCCTTCCCTCTCGCACCTTCGTCCGGGTGATCCACGTGGCGGATTGGCTCGCCAACTCGTTCGACTTTGGATTGCTGGAGTCGATTTGCAATCCGGCGCGACTGGATCCGGTCTGGTGCAAACTCGCGCTCTCTGAAACCGACATTCCCCAGATCCACGAGAGTTTCACGTCGGCCCTCGAGGAGTCGAGGCTGCTCGGGCTACTCAGTTCGATCAAGTGATTGCGGAGTCTTGGGTCAGGCTCCTAGTTGGCTCGCCGCAAGAACTCCCGGGCCAGGCTCGAGACGATA
This window encodes:
- a CDS encoding HDOD domain-containing protein; this encodes MSRDQDLLKQLSRTRNLPTLPQVVHLALTHLDVNRNGALDVAAVIAEDPAMTARVLKVANSVLFNPSTDRVVSASDAIARVGFDEVRRIVITIGVIDGFKKAKCNFNYVRYWQHCIATGLLAEIVAGASPVASSEPAFPITEYFPAGLLHDIGVLPMATALKQRYTRLIDQCAAKEEALEVMEKKRFGVTHAEIGGNIVETWRIAEAIGQGAKYHDDPEAAPLPSRTFVRVIHVADWLANSFDFGLLESICNPARLDPVWCKLALSETDIPQIHESFTSALEESRLLGLLSSIK